The Denticeps clupeoides chromosome 5, fDenClu1.1, whole genome shotgun sequence genome includes a region encoding these proteins:
- the pcca gene encoding propionyl-CoA carboxylase alpha chain, mitochondrial isoform X3, with amino-acid sequence MAAYRISPALQRVLHAVKHAAFRSRCCIIVSRAQYSTVYDHNEKTFDKILIANRGEIACRVMKTCKKMGIKTVAVHSDVDANAVHVKMADEAVCVGPAPTSKSYLNMDAIMNAIRQTGAQAVHPGYGFLSENKEFAKRLAAEGVSFIGPDTHAIQAMGDKIESKLIAKAAKVNTIPGFDGVVKDADEAVRIANEIGYPVMIKASAGGGGKGMRIAWNDEETREGFRFSSQEAASSFGDDRLLIEKFIDNPRHIEIQVLADKHGNALWLNERECSIQRRNQKVVEEAPSTFLDPETRRAMGEQAVSLAKAVNYSSAGTVEFLVDSRKNFYFLEMNTRLQVEHPITECITGLDLVQQMIRIAKGFPLQHTQAEIPINGWAIESRVYAEDPYKSFGLPSIGRLSQYQEPLNLHNVRVDSGIEEGSDISIYYDPMISKLVTYGATRAEALKKMEDALDNYVIRGVTHNIPLLREIIVHPRFISGDISTKFLPEVYPEGFKGHQLTATGRKELLATAASLFVAAQLRAQKFLGDLRVSNTQQERRSWELCVELEKGVHMLGVSRSGATYTHLIPLSPRHSLC; translated from the exons ATGGCGGCTTACAGGATCTCACCAGCCTTGCAGAGAGTTTTACACGCCGTGAAG CATGCTGCCTTTCGCTCAAGGTGTTGCATCATTGTTAGTCGTGCTCAGTACTCCACGGTTTATGACCACAATGAGAAG ACCTTTGATAAGATCCTTATTGCAAACAGAGGGGAGATTGCATGCAGG GTGATGAAAACGTGTAAGAAGATGGGAATAAAAACAGTGGCTGTGCACAGTGATGTGGACGCGAATGCA GTACACGTGAAGATGGCAGATGAGGCCGTTTGTGTTGGACCTGCCCCCACCAGCAAGAGCTATCTCAATATGGACGCCATTATGAATGCTATCCGACAGACTGGAGCCCAAGCT GTTCATCCAGGCTATGGCTTTCTCTCTGAGAATAAGGAATTTGCCAAGAGACTG gcaGCTGAAGGGGTCAGCTTCATTGGACCAGACACTCATGCCATACAGGCCATGGGAGACAAGATTGAGAGCAAACTCATCGCCAAAGCAGCTAAAGTTAACACCATCCCCGGCTTTGATGGTGTGGTTAAG GATGCAGATGAGGCTGTTAGAATTGCTAATGAAATTG GGTATCCGGTTATGATCAAAGCTTCAGCTGGTGGTGGGGGCAAAGGCATGAGGATTGCTTGGAATGATGAGGAAACAAG GGAGGGTTTTCGTTTCTCTTCACAAGAAGCTGCGTCAAGTTTTGGCGATGACCGTCTCCTCATTGAGAAGTTCATTGATAACCCCAGACACATTGAGATCCAG GTTTTGGCAGATAAACATGGGAACGCACTGTGGTTAAATGAGAGGGAGTGCTCTATACAGCGGAGGAACCAGAAAGTGGTGGAAGAGGCTCCCAG CACATTTTTAGACCCTGAGACTCGGAGGGCTATGGGAGAACAGGCAGTGTCTCTGGCCAAGGCTGTGAATTACTCTTCTGCAGGAACGGTTGAGTTCCTTGTTGATTCCAGAAAGAACTTCTATTTTCTAGAAATGAACACACGTCTGCAG GTGGAACACCCAATCACTGAGTGCATCACTGGGTTGGACCTGGTTCAGCAAATGATCCGCATCGCCAAGGGTTTCCCTCTCCAGCACACTCAGGCTGAAATCCCCATCAATGGTTGGGCCATTGAGAGTAGAGTGTATGCCGAG GATCCGTACAAATCTTTTGGCCTGCCCTCCATCGGAAGACTGTCACAGTACCAGGAGCCTCTAAATTTGCATAAT GTGCGAGTGGACAGTGGCATTGAAGAAGGAAGTGATATCAGCATCTATTACGATCCTATGATATCTAAA ctGGTTACGTATGGAGCCACAAGGGCTGAAGCtctgaaaaaaatggaagatgCACTTGATAATTATGTTATTAGAG GAGTCACCCATAACATTCCCCTCTTGAGGGAGATCATAGTCCATCCACGTTTCATCTCTGGAGACATTAGCACCAAGTTCCTCCCTGAGGTCTATCCCGAAGGGTTCAAAGGTCACCAGCTGACAGCCACAGGGCGCAAGGAGCTTCTGGCCACAGCCGCATCGTTGTTTGTAGCTGCACAGCTTCGTGCTCAGAAATTCCTGGGAGATCTGAG
- the zic2b gene encoding zinc finger protein ZIC 2b, whose protein sequence is MMDAAHMGAFKFGHELPPAQTSAFAPQPPGYALGAHAVSYANPTFGSTRDFILRSRGFGESAPSGGQHPIFSSTADGQGHLLFPAIHEQHHGSPNVLNGRLGLPADVFARADQYHQVPSQRAEPYNQYAPLGLNMGVSHAHHPGAFLRYVRQQGVKQELVCKWAAAEQPGHPRKRCARTFGTMHELVLHVSVEHVGGPEQCEHVCCWEDCARESKPFKAKYKLANHIRVHTGEKPFPCPFMGCDKVFARSENLKIHKRTHTGEKPFMCEFEGCDRRFANSSDRKKHMHVHTSDKPYLCKMCDKSYTHPSSLRKHMKVHDLPSSVPESSPAGSSGYESSTTSSLVSPSSDTHGNMSPDSVILNSSGHNLSSTFGEWYV, encoded by the exons atgatggACGCCGCACACATGGGCGCGTTCAAGTTCGGACACGAGCTCCCTCCGGCCCAGACCTCGGCCTTCGCGCCGCAGCCGCCGGGATACGCCCTGGGGGCGCACGCCGTGTCCTACGCCAACCCCACCTTCGGCTCCACCCGTGACTTTATCCTGCGGAGCCGGGGGTTCGGGGAGTCCGCCCCGTCCGGCGGCCAGCACCCCATCTTCAGCTCGACCGCCGACGGCCAGGGTCACCTCCTCTTCCCCGCGATCCACGAGCAGCACCACGGCTCTCCGAACGTGCTGAACGGCCGCCTGGGGCTCCCGGCGGACGTGTTCGCGCGGGCGGACCAGTACCACCAGGTGCCGAGCCAGCGGGCCGAACCCTACAACCAGTACGCCCCCCTCGGCCTCAACATGGGCGTGAGCCACGCGCACCACCCGGGCGCCTTCCTGCGCTACGTGCGCCAGCAGGGCGTCAAGCAGGAGCTCGTCTGCAAGTGGGCCGCGGCGGAGCAGCCGGGCCACCCGAGGAAGCGCTGCGCCCGGACGTTCGGCACCATGCACGAGCTGGTCCTGCACGTCTCCGTGGAGCACGTGGGCGGGCCCGAGCAGTGCGAGCACGTCTGCTGCTGGGAGGACTGCGCGCGGGAGAGCAAGCCCTTCAAGGCCAAGTACAAGCTGGCCAACCACATCCGGGTGCACACGGGCGAGAAGCCCTTCCCGTGTCCCTTCATGGGCTGCGACAAGGTGTTCGCGCGCTCGGAGAACCTGAAGATCCACAAGCGGACGCACACAG GCGAGAAGCCGTTCATGTGCGAGTTCGAAGGCTGCGACCGGCGCTTCGCCAACAGCAGCGACAGGAAGAAGCACATGCACGTCCACACGTCGGACAAGCCCTACCTGTGCAAGATGTGCGACAAGTCCTACACACACCCCAGCTCCCTCCGCAAGCACATGAAG GTCCACGATCTGCCATCTTCTGTGCCAGAGTCGTCGCCCGCGGGCAGCTCCGGTTACGAATCCTCCACGACCTCCAGCTTGGTGTCCCCGTCGTCAGACACGCATGGGAACATGTCCCCAGACTCGGTCATCCTCAACAGCAGTGGCCACAACCTGTCCTCCACCTTCGGCGAGTGGTACGTTTGA
- the tm9sf2 gene encoding transmembrane 9 superfamily member 2, translating into MRVFRRLRPALLLLLLCALLRCAHTFYLPGLAPVSFCDKDSSGKESDVPDCKSTIELFVNRLDSVESVLPYEYTAFDFCSVASEKRPSENLGQVLFGERIEPSPYKFDFKNNEECKFVCTKKYDTSKTDEKANLDFLKKGMLLNYQHHWIVDNMPVTWCYDVEDGQKFCNPGFPIGCYVTETGRPKDACVVNSDFNDKDTFYIFNHVDITIFYHMVEHEAAGARLVAAKMEPKSFKNQDCTGGPMALNNKFAGEVVIDYTYSVHFEEDKKIRWASRWDYILESMPHTNIQWFSIMNSLVIVLFLSGMVAMIMLRTLHKDIARYNQMDSVEDAQEEFGWKLVHGDVFRPPRKGMLLSVFLGSGTQIFIMTFVTLFFACLGFLSPANRGALMTCSVVLWVLLGTPAGYVAARFYKSFGGEKWKTNVLLTAFLCPGVVFADFFVMNLILWAEGSSAAMPFGTLVAILALWFCISVPLTFVGAYFGFKKSAIEHPVRTNQIPRQIPEQSFYTKPFPGIVMGGILPFGCIFIQLFFILNSIWSHQMYYMFGFLFLVFIILVITCSEATILLCYFHLCAEDYHWQWRSFLTSGFTAVYFLVYAVHYFFSKLQITGLASTILYFGYTMIMALIFFLFTGTIGFFACFWFVSKIYSVVKVD; encoded by the exons ATGCGCGTCTTTCGCCGCCTGCGtcccgctctcctcctcctcctcctgtgcgCGCTCCTCCGCTGCGCCCACACCTTCTACCTTCCGGGTCTGGCTCCCGTCAGCTTCTGCGACAAAGACTCGAGCGGGAAAGAGAGCGACGTGCCCGACTGCAAG tcCACCATTGAGCTGTTTGTCAATCGCCTGGATTCTGTTGAGTCGGTATTACCCTATGAATACACAGC GTTCGATTTCTGCTCTGTTGCCTCTGAGAAACGTCCATCTGAAAACCTGGGACAAGTGCTGTTTGGTGAGAGGATTGAGCCTTCCCCATACAAG TTTGACTTTAAGAATAACGAAGAATGCAAGTTTGTGTGCACTAAGAAATATGACACAAGTAAGACTGATGAGAAAGCCAACCTGGACTTCCTCAAGAAGGGGATGCTTCTCAATTACCAGCACCACTG GATTGTGGATAACATGCCTGTAACCTGGTGCTATGATGTTGAGGATGGACAGAAATTTTGTAATCCGGGATTTCCCATTGGCTGCTACGTGACTGAGACAGGAAGGCCTAAGGATGCCTGTGTCGTCAAT TCTGACTTCAATGATAAAGATACTTTCTACATATTCAACCATGTGGACATCACCATCTTTTACCATATGGTTGAGCATGAAGCTGCAGGGGCCAGGCTAGTTGCTGCTAAAATGGAACCCAAAAG TTTCAAAAACCAGGACTGCACTGGTGGACCTATGGCTCTCAATAACAAGTTCGCAGGGGAGGTGGTCATTGACTACACTTATTCTGTACACTTTGAG GAGGATAAGAAGATCCGCTGGGCATCCCGATGGGATTACATCTTGGAGTCTATGCCCCATACCAACATACAGTGGTTCAG TATCATGAATTCTCTGGTCATTGTCCTCTTCCTGTCTGGTATGGTGGCCATGATCATGTTGAGGACACTACATAAGGACATTGCTAGATACAACCAGATGGACTCAGTG GAGGATGCCCAGGAAGAGTTTGGCTGGAAGTTGGTTCATGGTGATGTGTTCAGGCCTCCTCGGAAAGGCATGCTTTTGTCAGTATTCCTTGGATCAGGAACACAGATTTTCATCATGACCTTTGTCACCCTCT TCTTTGCCTGCTTGGGCTTCCTGTCCCCAGCCAATCGGGGGGCTCTGATGACCTGCTCTGTGGTTTTGTGGGTGCTACTGGGTACCCCAGCTGGTTATGTGGCAGCACGCTTCTACAAGT CATTTGGAGGAGAAAAGTGGAAAACAAATGTTCTTCTGACAGCATTCTTGTGCCCTGG GGTGGTCTTTGctgatttttttgtgatgaatCTCATCCTGTGGGCTGAAGGTTCATCAGCCGCCATGCCCTTTGGCACATTGGTGGCCATCTTAGCCCTGTGGTTCTGTATTTCTGTGCCCCTCACCTTTGTTGGTGCCTACTTTGGCTTTAAGAAGAGT gCTATTGAGCACCCAGTCCGCACCAATCAGATTCCTCGGCAGATTCCAGAGCAATCCTTCTACACTAAGCCCTTCCCAGGCATCGTCATGGGTGGTATCCTCCCCTTTGGTTGCATCTTCATTCAGCTCTTCTTCATCCTCAATAGCATCTG GTCCCACCAGATGTACTATATGTTTGGCTTCCTTTTCCTTGTCTTCATCATACTGGTTATCACTTGCTCTGAGGCCACAATCCTACTCTGCTACTTCCACCTGTGTGCTGAG GACTATCACTGGCAGTGGCGCTCCTTCCTGACCAGTGGGTTTACGGCAGTCTACTTCCTTGTCTATGCTGTCCACTACTTCTTCTCCAAGCTTCAGATAACTGGGCTTGCCAGCACCATCCTGTACTTTGGCTACACCATGATTATGgcactcatcttcttcctcttcacaG GAACAATTGGCTTCTTTGCCTGCTTCTGGTTTGTTTCGAAGATCTACAGTGTGGTGAAGGTGGACTGA
- the gpr183b gene encoding G-protein coupled receptor 183-B produces the protein MSGINDTGVNCTGLYDHRHVARVLIPIYYSFVFIVGFLGNMLALYVIVTHRTKINSTTLYSANLAASDILFTISLPLRAVYYGLGFHWPLRETLCKITSLLFYLNTYAGVNFMTCLAVDRFIAIVLPRHFGKLQNVRKVQNVRFVCLTVWLLVLAQTLPLLSMPMIHQEPDGSITCMEYPNFEGAIPGLPYMLIGAVVLGYGIPVVTILTCYSVLWHKLRSLARDNTVTEKLGRSQKAIGVIAGVVLVFLVCFTPYHIDLLQFMIRKLVYQPSCSELQYFQVSLHITVCLMNLNSCLDPFVYFFACKGYKRQLLSILKRKGKIYSASHMSRDSSSYIQGDSANSHRIRLSSLRNSLQILNE, from the coding sequence ATGTCTGGGATCAATGACACCGGTGTAAACTGCACAGGGCTGTATGACCATCGGCACGTGGCACGAGTACTCATCCCCATCTACTACAGCTTTGTCTTCATTGTGGGTTTCCTGGGAAACATGCTGGCTCTCTATGTCATCGTGACCCACCGGACAAAGATAAACTCCACCACACTGTACTCTGCCAATCTGGCAGCATCAGACATTCTGTTCACCATTTCGCTGCCACTGCGTGCAGTTTATTACGGCCTGGGATTTCACTGGCCTCTGAGGGAGACCCTGTGCAAGATAACGTCCCTGCTATTCTACCTGAACACATACGCCGGTGTCAACTTCATGACTTGCCTGGCCGTGGACCGCTTCATTGCCATTGTGCTGCCACGACACTTTGGGAAGCTCCAGAACGTGCGAAAGGTGCAGAATGTGCGTTTTGTGTGCCTGACAGTGTGGCTGCTGGTGCTTGCCCAGACACTGCCGCTCCTCTCCATGCCCATGATCCACCAGGAGCCCGACGGGAGCATCACCTGCATGGAGTATCCCAACTTTGAAGGTGCAATTCCAGGCCTGCCATACATGCTAATAGGAGCCGTAGTCCTGGGCTATGGCATCCCAGTAGTAACTATACTCACATGCTATTCTGTGCTCTGGCACAAACTACGTAGTCTGGCCCGGGACAACACTGTGACCGAGAAACTTGGACGTAGCCAAAAGGCAATTGGAGTCATTGCTGGGGTGGTTCTGGTGTTCCTTGTGTGTTTCACACCCTACCACATTGATCTGCTGCAGTTCATGATACGCAAGCTGGTATACCAGCCCAGCTGCTCAGAACTACAATATTTTCAGGTCTCCCTGCATATCACAGTGTGCCTCATGAACCTCAACTCTTGCTTGGACCCCTTTGTCTACTTTTTTGCTTGCAAAGGCTATAAGCGGCAGTTGCTGAGTATActgaaaaggaaaggaaagatcTATAGTGCCTCCCACATGTCAAGAGACAGCTCCAGCTACATCCAGGGTGACAGTGCCAACAGCCATCGAATACGGTTGAGCAGTCTTCGGAACAGCCTACAAATTCTCAATGAATAA